The Microbacter sp. GSS18 genome has a segment encoding these proteins:
- the sdhC gene encoding succinate dehydrogenase, cytochrome b556 subunit, translating into MSAPARVTPAVSETTSKTPRGTLYRGHEGMWSWVLHRITGIAIFFFLLVHVLDTALIRVSPEAYNAVIGTYKNPIMGVGEVALVGAIAYHAYNGLRIILVDMWSWATRHQRQLWWGVLGLWVVTMAGFTPRHLINVFAEIGGGH; encoded by the coding sequence GTGTCTGCACCAGCACGCGTCACACCGGCGGTATCCGAGACCACGTCCAAGACGCCGCGCGGAACGCTCTACCGCGGACACGAGGGCATGTGGTCCTGGGTGCTGCACCGCATCACCGGCATCGCGATCTTCTTCTTCCTGCTGGTCCACGTGCTCGACACGGCACTCATCCGCGTCTCCCCCGAGGCCTACAACGCGGTGATCGGCACCTACAAGAACCCGATCATGGGCGTCGGCGAGGTCGCGCTCGTGGGTGCGATCGCGTACCACGCCTACAACGGGCTGCGCATCATCCTGGTGGACATGTGGTCGTGGGCGACCCGCCACCAGCGCCAGCTGTGGTGGGGCGTGCTGGGCCTGTGGGTCGTGACGATGGCCGGCTTCACGCCGCGGCATCTCATCAACGTCTTCGCAGAGATCGGAGGGGGGCACTGA
- a CDS encoding succinate dehydrogenase hydrophobic membrane anchor subunit, with protein sequence MAAIAEPRAPHSPARRKGPNLEKWGWIYMRASGVLLVVLIFGHLFVNLMVGDGIKAIDFGFVAGKLASPFWQWWDVLMLWLALIHGGNGMRTIVNDYVTHSGTRKVLVGAVWVAAGFLIVLGTLVVFTFDPCLGFDPATASDIIIELCA encoded by the coding sequence ATGGCCGCCATCGCCGAACCCCGCGCACCTCACTCCCCCGCGCGACGCAAGGGCCCGAACCTCGAGAAGTGGGGCTGGATCTACATGCGCGCGTCCGGCGTGCTGCTGGTCGTGCTCATCTTCGGGCACCTCTTCGTCAACCTGATGGTGGGCGACGGCATCAAGGCCATCGACTTCGGCTTCGTCGCCGGCAAGCTCGCCTCGCCGTTCTGGCAGTGGTGGGACGTGCTGATGCTGTGGCTCGCGCTGATCCACGGCGGCAACGGCATGCGCACGATCGTGAACGACTACGTCACCCACAGCGGCACCCGCAAGGTCCTCGTGGGCGCGGTGTGGGTGGCCGCAGGCTTCCTCATCGTCCTGGGCACGCTCGTCGTCTTCACCTTCGACCCGTGCCTGGGCTTCGACCCGGCGACGGCATCCGACATCATCATCGAACTGTGCGCGTAG